DNA from Planctomycetaceae bacterium:
CGTTATGCGGGCGTTCGGCATTACCGTTCAGCGAATCAAAAACGACGCCATCACGCACCAATGCACCATCGAACTGTCGGCTGGTCATATCTGCTACATCACCGGCCCGTCAGGCAGCGGAAAAAGCGTGCTGCTGCGGGAATTTTTCAAAAATTTCAACGATGAAAACAAAATCAACATCGATGACATCCCGCTGCCAAATGATAAAACGTGCGTCGATTGCTTCGATGGCGGGTTTCTTGAAATTTTACGAACCTTGAGCTGTGCGGGATTAACAGACGTATTTTGCGTTCTCAATTCGCCGGCTAATTTGTCCGAAGGTCAGAAATACCGCTATCGAATCGCAAAAGCAATCGCGGGCGATAAGCAGTTTATCTTCGCTGACGAGTTCTGCTCCAACCTCGACAGAGTTACAGCAGCGGTTATCAGTCATAACCTGCGCAAGTTCGCAAGCAAGACCGGCAAAACGTTCATCCTCGCAAGCGCGCACGATGATTTGCTCGCCGATTTACTGCCGGAAGTTATCGTCATCAAACATTTGGCAGGCGAAGCGGAAATCATCTATAAAAATCTCAAATCTCAAATTTGAAATCTCAAATTGGTGGTCTATGAATTGCACATTAAAAAAATATTTGAAAATCGTTCCGGG
Protein-coding regions in this window:
- a CDS encoding ATP-binding cassette domain-containing protein is translated as MITTLTANKCFNWDLPLTKKAGDVMRAFGITVQRIKNDAITHQCTIELSAGHICYITGPSGSGKSVLLREFFKNFNDENKINIDDIPLPNDKTCVDCFDGGFLEILRTLSCAGLTDVFCVLNSPANLSEGQKYRYRIAKAIAGDKQFIFADEFCSNLDRVTAAVISHNLRKFASKTGKTFILASAHDDLLADLLPEVIVIKHLAGEAEIIYKNLKSQI